In Brachypodium distachyon strain Bd21 chromosome 2, Brachypodium_distachyon_v3.0, whole genome shotgun sequence, one genomic interval encodes:
- the LOC100828888 gene encoding uncharacterized protein LOC100828888 codes for MALACASHVRRLLLQSGAGAPARSFYSQPYQAKVGVVEFLSGVGKGVETHAAKLEEAVGGDLQRLLETRTLRLKKLGVPCKHRKLILSFAHKYRLGLWKPPAKVQ; via the exons ATGGCCCTCGCGTGTGCATCGCATgtgcgccgcctcctcctccaatccggcgccggagctccggcgagatccTTCTACTCTCAACCCTACCAAG CCAAGGTCGGCGTAGTGGAGTTCTTGAGCGGGGTTGGCAAGGGGGTGGAGACGCACGCcgcgaagctggaggaggccgTAGGCGGCGATCTCCAGAGGCTTCTCGAGACCCGCACGCTACGGCTCAAGAAGCTCGGCGTCCCCTGCAAGCAT AGGAAGTTGATTTTGAGTTTTGCTCACAAGTACCGCCTTGGTCTTTGGAAGCCCCCAGCAAAAGTGCAATGA
- the LOC100826215 gene encoding probable pectinesterase 29 yields MKIRVIIRSSEIQDCYIPNMSIIFPPLNRFLIDLAHFSVSCIITIPCFLHLLRKNSGREMRKLGISPLAAVLSLAIVVALTAIITPQGCDAAGIVARSIYVNQRKPADFRSVQKAIDSIPWGNKQWIRIHVAAGVYFEKVNVPLNKSFILLEGEGKDQTFIEWGDHADGKTNTASSPTFASYATDFMARDITFKNTYYGVRDMAPAVAALVAGDRSSFHRCGFISVQDTLSDLAGRHYYHKCYIEGAMDFIFGNARSIFEECEVTTGKTPVSPGYITAQGRDSEKEDTGFVFKRCKLGGVTPTYLGRAWRAYARVIFYKTDMSSVVVSQGWDAWNYDGKESTLTMVESECTGQGSNRTGRMPWGKAVHPKQIARFLSLSYVSADGWLDAQPR; encoded by the exons ATGAAAATCAGAGTAATCATCCGCTCATCAGAGATTCAGGATTGCTACATTCCAAACATGTCGATCATCTTTCCCCCATTAAATAGATTCTTGATCGACCTTGCCCACTTTTCAGTTTCATGCATCATCACCATCCCTTGTTTCCTCCATCTCTTGAGAAAAAATAGTGGAAGAGAAATGCGGAAGCTTGGGATCAGTCCCCTGGCTGCTGTACTGTCGCTAGCCATTGTGGTAGCTTTGACGGCCATCATCACGCCTCAAGGTTGCGATGCTGCAGGGATAGTCGCGAGAAGCATCTACGTGAACCAAAGGAAGCCTGCTGATTTCAGGTCTGTTCAAAAAGCCATCGACTCCATCCCGTGGGGAAACAAGCAGTGGATCCGGATtcacgtcgccgccggtgttTACTTTGAGAAGGTGAACGTGCCTCTGAACAAAAGCTTCATCCTGCTTGAAGGCGAAGGGAAGGACCAGACGTTCATCGAATGGGGCGACCATGCAGACGGGAAAACCaacaccgcctcctccccaaCGTTCGCCTCTTACGCCACCGACTTCATGGCCCGTGACATCACCTTCAAG AACACGTACTACGGGGTCAGGGACATGGCGCCCGCGGTGGCTGCTCTGGTGGCCGGCGACCGGTCATCGTTCCACCGTTGCGGCTTCATCAGCGTCCAGGATACTCTGAGCGATCTAGCAGGGAGGCACTACTACCACAAGTGCTACATCGAGGGCGCCATGGACTTCATCTTCGGCAACGCGCGGTCCATCTTCGAG GAGTGCGAGGTGACGACGGGGAAGACGCCGGTGTCGCCAGGATACATCACGGCGCAGGGGCGGGACAGCGAGAAAGAAGACACGGGATTCGTGTTCAAGCGATGCAAGTTGGGGGGCGTCACGCCGACGTACCTAGGGCGAGCCTGGCGGGCCTATGCAAGGGTCATCTTCTACAAGACGGATATGTCCAGCGTTGTGGTCAGCCAGGGTTGGGACGCTTGGAACTACGATGGCAAAGA GAGCACGCTGACGATGGTGGAGTCTGAATGCACCGGTCAAGGGTCGAACAGGACCGGGCGGATGCCGTGGGGCAAAGCGGTGCACCCCAAGCAAATTGCCAGGTTCCTCAGCCTGTCCTACGTCTCCGCCGACGGATGGCTCGACGCGCAGCCACGCTAG